The Zingiber officinale cultivar Zhangliang unplaced genomic scaffold, Zo_v1.1 ctg222, whole genome shotgun sequence genome includes a window with the following:
- the LOC122036893 gene encoding uncharacterized protein YuxK-like — MIRNGLSRISLPAIVSSSSPTTAVSSLLDSTLPSYRTPTRFEFASVVDALDVDRQPLPKVAAEPTLLQPRVVIYDGVCHLCHRGVKWIIKKDKYKKIKFCCVQSKTAEPYFRLCSVDRGDVLKRFMFVEGPGAYYEGSTAALKVASYLPFPYSALSAMLILPAPLRDAAYDYVAKHRYNWFGKEDECIVMQEKDLLERFIDMHELLDNGGGCASG, encoded by the exons ATGATCCGCAACGGCCTCTCTCGAATATCGCTTCCCGCCATCGTATCGTCGTCGTCGCCGACGACGGCAGTTTCTTCTCTGCTGGATTCCACTTTGCCGTCGTACCGTACGCCAACCCGGTTCGAGTTTGCCAGCGTGGTCGATGCCTTGGATGTCGACCGCCAACCGCTTCCCAAGGTTGCCGCCGAGCCGACCCTCCTCCAGCCGCGCGTTGTGATCTACGACGGCGTCTGCCATCTCTGCCATCGAG GGGTAAAGTGGATCATCAAGAAAGACAAGTATAAGAAGATTAAATTCTGTTGTGTCCAATCAAAGACTGCTGAACCATACTTCAGATTATGCAGTGTGGATCGAGGAGATGTATTAAAACGTTTTATGTTTGTCGAAGGACCAGGAGCATATTATGAAGGATCCACAG CTGCACTCAAAGTTGCTTCTTATTTGCCATTCCCATACTCAGCACTGAGTGCTATGCTGATTCTCCCTGCACCACTAAGAGATGCAGCTTATGATTATGTTGCCAAGCATCGATACAATTGGTTCGGGAAGGAGGATGAGTGCATTGTGATGCAGGAGAAGGATTTGCTTGAGCGTTTCATCGACATGCATGAGTTGCTCGACAATGGTGGTGGTTGTGCTAGCGGCTAA
- the LOC122036871 gene encoding nucleobase-ascorbate transporter 6-like isoform X2, producing MAGGGAAPAPKQDELQPHPVREQLPNVSYCITSPPPWPEAVLLGFQHFLVMLGTTVIIPTALVPQMGGGNDDKARVVQTILFVSGINTLFQTFFGTRLPAVIGGSYTFVVPTISIILAGRYSDIVDPHEKFLHIMRGTQGALIVASTLQIIVGFSGLWRNVTRFLSPLAAVPLVALSGFGLYEFGFPGVAKCIEIGLPQIILLVLFSQYLPHALHSDKPVFDRFSVIFSITIVWFYAYLLTVGGAYRHSPPKTQLHCRTDRSGLVGGAPWIRVPYPFQWGAPTFDAGEAFAMMAASFVALVESTGTFIAVTRYASATPCPPSVLSRGIGWQGIGILLDGIFGTANGSSVSVENTGLLALTRVGSRRVVQISAGFMIFFSILGSVGLSFLQFCNLNSFRTLFILGFSIFMGLSVPQYFNEYTSVAGFGPVHVGARWFNDIANVIFSSKPFVAGLVAFFLDNTLHRHDATAKRDRGYHWWKRFRSFKGDVRSEEFYELPFNLNKFFPSV from the exons ATGGCCGGAGGTGGTGCGGCGCCGGCGCCGAAGCAGGACGAGTTGCAGCCCCACCCGGTGAGGGAGCAGCTCCCCAATGTGTCATACTGCATCACCAGCCCTCCTCCCTGGC CTGAGGCCGTACTTCTTggtttccaacattttcttgtcATGCTAGGAACTACTGTTATTATCCCCACTGCACTTGTTCCTCAAATGGGCGGAGGAAAT GACGACAAAGCCAGGGTAGTCCAAACAATATTGTTTGTGTCTGGCATCAACACtctttttcaaactttctttgGGACACGCCTGCCCGCTGTGATCGGAGGTTCATATACTTTTGTTGTGCCGACCATCTCTATCATCTTGGCTGGTCGTTATAGTGACATTGTGGATCCTCATGAG aaatttttacatATAATGCGTGGAACCCAAGGTGCTCTTATTGTTGCTTCAACACTTCAGATTATCGTTGGTTTCAGTGGTCTTTGGCGAAACGTCACTCG ATTCTTAAGTCCGTTGGCAGCTGTACCCCTCGTTGCGCTTTCTGGTTTTGGGCTTTATGAGTTTGGCTTCCCAGGG GTTGCCAAATGCATTGAAATTGGGCTTCCACAGATAATTCTTTTAGTCTTATTCTCACAG TATCTTCCTCACGCTCTTCACTCGGACAAGCCTGTTTTTGACAGATTTTCTGTCATATTTTCGATCACAATTGTATGGTTTTATGCATACTTGCTTACTGTTGGAGGGGCATATAGACATTCACCACCAAAGACACAATTACATTGTCGTACAGACCGTTCAGGACTTGTTGGTGGTGCTCCTTG GATAAGAGTTCCATATCCCTTTCAATGGGGTGCACCAACATTTGATGCTGGTGAAGCTTTTGCAATGATGGCTGCATCATTTGTTGCTCTTGTCGAG TCTACTGGAACTTTTATTGCAGTCACAAGATATGCTAGTGCAACGCCATGCCCGCCTTCTGTTCTCAGCCGTGGTATTGGTTGGCAG GGCATAGGCATCTTACTGGATGGAATTTTTGGAACCGCGAATGGCTCTTCAGTGTCGGT AGAGAATACTGGTTTACTAGCCTTGACTCGCGTTGGCAGCAGAAGAGTTGTGCAGATATCTGCCGGATTCATGATATTCTTTTCGATTCTCG GTTCAGTTGGCCTTAGCTTTCTTCAATTCTGCAATCTCAACAGCTTCAGAACTTTGTTCATCTTAGGATTCTCAATTTTTATGGGTCTGTCAGTTCCACAATACTTCAACGAGTACACTTCGGTTGCCGGCTTCGGTCCAGTTCATGTTGGAGCCAGATGG tttaATGATATTGCCAATGTGATATTCTCTTCAAAGCCATTTGTCGCGGGTCTAGTGGCATTTTTCTTGGACAACACATTGCATAGGCATGATGCTACCGCGAAAAGGGACAGAGGGTATCATTGGTGGAAAAGGTTTCGAAGCTTCAAAGGCGACGTGAGAAGTGAGGAATTCTACGAATTGCCATTTAACCTCAATAAGTTTTTTCCATCTGTTTGA
- the LOC122036871 gene encoding nucleobase-ascorbate transporter 6-like isoform X1 — protein MAGGGAAPAPKQDELQPHPVREQLPNVSYCITSPPPWPEAVLLGFQHFLVMLGTTVIIPTALVPQMGGGNDDKARVVQTILFVSGINTLFQTFFGTRLPAVIGGSYTFVVPTISIILAGRYSDIVDPHEKFLHIMRGTQGALIVASTLQIIVGFSGLWRNVTRFLSPLAAVPLVALSGFGLYEFGFPGVAKCIEIGLPQIILLVLFSQYLPHALHSDKPVFDRFSVIFSITIVWFYAYLLTVGGAYRHSPPKTQLHCRTDRSGLVGGAPWIRVPYPFQWGAPTFDAGEAFAMMAASFVALVESTGTFIAVTRYASATPCPPSVLSRGIGWQGIGILLDGIFGTANGSSVSVENTGLLALTRVGSRRVVQISAGFMIFFSILGKFGAVFASIPAPIFAALYCIFFAYVGSVGLSFLQFCNLNSFRTLFILGFSIFMGLSVPQYFNEYTSVAGFGPVHVGARWFNDIANVIFSSKPFVAGLVAFFLDNTLHRHDATAKRDRGYHWWKRFRSFKGDVRSEEFYELPFNLNKFFPSV, from the exons ATGGCCGGAGGTGGTGCGGCGCCGGCGCCGAAGCAGGACGAGTTGCAGCCCCACCCGGTGAGGGAGCAGCTCCCCAATGTGTCATACTGCATCACCAGCCCTCCTCCCTGGC CTGAGGCCGTACTTCTTggtttccaacattttcttgtcATGCTAGGAACTACTGTTATTATCCCCACTGCACTTGTTCCTCAAATGGGCGGAGGAAAT GACGACAAAGCCAGGGTAGTCCAAACAATATTGTTTGTGTCTGGCATCAACACtctttttcaaactttctttgGGACACGCCTGCCCGCTGTGATCGGAGGTTCATATACTTTTGTTGTGCCGACCATCTCTATCATCTTGGCTGGTCGTTATAGTGACATTGTGGATCCTCATGAG aaatttttacatATAATGCGTGGAACCCAAGGTGCTCTTATTGTTGCTTCAACACTTCAGATTATCGTTGGTTTCAGTGGTCTTTGGCGAAACGTCACTCG ATTCTTAAGTCCGTTGGCAGCTGTACCCCTCGTTGCGCTTTCTGGTTTTGGGCTTTATGAGTTTGGCTTCCCAGGG GTTGCCAAATGCATTGAAATTGGGCTTCCACAGATAATTCTTTTAGTCTTATTCTCACAG TATCTTCCTCACGCTCTTCACTCGGACAAGCCTGTTTTTGACAGATTTTCTGTCATATTTTCGATCACAATTGTATGGTTTTATGCATACTTGCTTACTGTTGGAGGGGCATATAGACATTCACCACCAAAGACACAATTACATTGTCGTACAGACCGTTCAGGACTTGTTGGTGGTGCTCCTTG GATAAGAGTTCCATATCCCTTTCAATGGGGTGCACCAACATTTGATGCTGGTGAAGCTTTTGCAATGATGGCTGCATCATTTGTTGCTCTTGTCGAG TCTACTGGAACTTTTATTGCAGTCACAAGATATGCTAGTGCAACGCCATGCCCGCCTTCTGTTCTCAGCCGTGGTATTGGTTGGCAG GGCATAGGCATCTTACTGGATGGAATTTTTGGAACCGCGAATGGCTCTTCAGTGTCGGT AGAGAATACTGGTTTACTAGCCTTGACTCGCGTTGGCAGCAGAAGAGTTGTGCAGATATCTGCCGGATTCATGATATTCTTTTCGATTCTCG GAAAATTTGGAGCTGTTTTTGCCTCCATTCCTGCACCAATTTTTGCAGCTCTCTACTGCATTTTTTTTGCATATGTTG GTTCAGTTGGCCTTAGCTTTCTTCAATTCTGCAATCTCAACAGCTTCAGAACTTTGTTCATCTTAGGATTCTCAATTTTTATGGGTCTGTCAGTTCCACAATACTTCAACGAGTACACTTCGGTTGCCGGCTTCGGTCCAGTTCATGTTGGAGCCAGATGG tttaATGATATTGCCAATGTGATATTCTCTTCAAAGCCATTTGTCGCGGGTCTAGTGGCATTTTTCTTGGACAACACATTGCATAGGCATGATGCTACCGCGAAAAGGGACAGAGGGTATCATTGGTGGAAAAGGTTTCGAAGCTTCAAAGGCGACGTGAGAAGTGAGGAATTCTACGAATTGCCATTTAACCTCAATAAGTTTTTTCCATCTGTTTGA